Genomic segment of Sodaliphilus pleomorphus:
AAGCCCGGTAAAATAACAGTAAATATGCAGGCTTATGACACGCAGAACGTATAAAGTAAATATAAAGCGTCTGGCTCTGCTGACGCTTCCGACATGGCTGCGGCGGCCGATAGTGGGCGCGCTGATATATGCCGGTGTTACACCACTGAACCGACTGCTCCAGGAACTGCGAACGCTGAGGGAGGAGACCAGTTACCGGGTGAATCATAACGGGCAAGTGTGTAAGCTACGCGGTGCCCTTAATGATGCTTTCGATGCGAAAGAGCGTCGCATAAAGGTAGAGGACGAGGACAGCGGCGGAACAGAGGGGGCGCGCGTATATCTGCGTAGCGAAGAGCGAGAGCTACCCGTGCCGGAGCGCAGCACCGGGCGCGCCGTGATAATAAACGGGCGCGGTTATGGGGGCGTGAGCGGTTATGACTTTTGGGTTACTCTGCCCCGGGCACTGCGCGGGGATATAGACGAAACGAGGTTGACAGCGACCGTAAACCGTTATAAACTTGCTTCAAAACGGTGGACAATAAATTACGAATAAAGGAGCATTAAAAACCGATTAAACAGCATTAAATAATATGGAAACAACAGGTAATTTTCTGACGCAGCCAAATAAGGATTTTCCGCTGGACTGCGAGACGCTGGAGATGTTGCAGGCAAACGCTGCACTTGTGGCAGCTCTGGGCAATATAGCCGGGGACAAAGTGATATTAAGCGGCTGCGAGGCGAGTGCCAACGGCAGCCGCAGAAGCGCCGGGCTTGTGTTTGTCCGGACGAAAGCCTACCCTAATGGGGAAGTGCTGAAATGGAGTGGCGGCGACACTACCGGCGGAATGTATGTAAAGGCCGAGGACATGCCGGTCAGTGCTATGGGCGTAGACTACCCGAAAGCATACACACGCCGAACACTTGCGCCCGGTGTTGGTGCGGAAAATTACCGCTGGGAGGACTTCAAAAAGCCCAAGACACCGGCAGAACTGGAAACACTTATCGGCGACCTTGAAAAGAAGCTGACAGCGGCAGAGAGCCGCGCCCAGAGTGAACCGCTGGGAGTGGTAAAGATGTGGGCCGGTGTGAAAGTGCCTGAGGGTTATGCGCTGTGCGACGGTGCAGCCCTCAGAGCAAGCGACTACCCGGAACTATATGCAGCGATAGGAACAGCGTTTAACAGCGCTGTGAACTACAACGGCAGCCAGAACACGACGCAAAGCGGATTTTTCAGGCTTCCGGACCTGCGGGGCC
This window contains:
- a CDS encoding tail fiber protein translates to METTGNFLTQPNKDFPLDCETLEMLQANAALVAALGNIAGDKVILSGCEASANGSRRSAGLVFVRTKAYPNGEVLKWSGGDTTGGMYVKAEDMPVSAMGVDYPKAYTRRTLAPGVGAENYRWEDFKKPKTPAELETLIGDLEKKLTAAESRAQSEPLGVVKMWAGVKVPEGYALCDGAALRASDYPELYAAIGTAFNSAVNYNGSQNTTQSGFFRLPDLRGRFVVGYSDVDNDYKQYGNGGGEKKHMLSVDEMPSHSHGLKFRSEKWGDNANRRPFPDAGGTDSYTASTSTAGGGAAHENRPPYYVLAYIIKVK